GAGTGGCTGGAACGGGCCTGCCCTGAGGAGCTGTGTGTTCCCGGTGAGGGGCTGTGTGTTCCCGGTGAGGGGCTGTGTGTTCCCGGTGAGGGGCTGTGTGCTGCCTGTCCAGGGCTCTGTCGTCAGGGTGGACCACCCTGCTGtcctggggagaggagaaccaggaggCTGCTTTACCCAGAGTGTCATCTACACTGCCAGCTCCAGGCTGTACACCGGTGAGAGGGGAGAAGTGGGAGATGCACttagggagggagcgagggtggggaagggaagagaggggagggaggagaggggtgaggggagggaggagaggggtgaggggtgaggggagcgagggagggtggggaagggaggagaggggtgaggggagggaggagaggggtgaggggagggagggagaggggtgaggggagcgagggagggtggagaagggaggagaggggtgaggggagggaggagaggggtgaggggagggaggagaggggtgaggggaggggtgaggggagcgagggagggtggagaagggaggggagcgagggagggtggagaagggaggagaggggtgaggggagggaggagaggggtgaggtgagggagggagaggggagagtgatAGGGGGCTAGACATAGGGCTAGGCATGAGTGATGAATAAGAACCTCTTCTAATCAATCACGTTTGATTTTATGAATATTAGTCCTTTAAAATTTTGCTGTGTCAAGTCAGGATTCTCAGACTGGAACTGGATGCTTTTTCCTCAGAATATCAATCACACAAGGTGCAAGATGCAAGAGAAGATGATCAAAGTAAGTTCATATAATACATCTAGTGCTAAGTACTAAGGATACTTGAGTGTACAGAATTTGATTTACAGCTTATCACAGCTGTTGTGGTAGTACGTGAAAGTGTCCACTAGAGGGAAGCACGGATCACTTTCTTTTATCTAAATAATGTCTGTATCATTGTTTTCCCTGGAAAGCAATCATCTGACTTCTATTCCAGCTAAATGTGATTTTACTAAACAACATTCCTTTGAACAAAACACAAGCTGTCATGCAGAGCAGTCTATAGCGTGTTATGTTTCCTGGCGGTGTTACAAGGAAAGTATAATCACCATAAATTATTCATCCACTCAAATGGGGCAGATCTGGGTTTAATTCTGCTGTTGATTTGAGGTTTCCCTCTCATCGAAATGAGCGAGGATCAGAGTTTAAATATGAGGCATTTCTTGTAGTGGTAAACAAGTCCATGTCGTCCCTTCCAGATGTGGCCTTTGCGTGCTTCAGTCTGTCCTACGAGGAGATGGTGTACGGACGGCAGTGCCACGCTTTTCTGACGGGGGTCATCCTAGACTCCGTCAGGTTACAGGACTCCCAGGACAACACCGTGAAGATAGCCAACCTGGTCTACGCCCTCTGGGTAGGCCTGATTCACATtcatgaagaggagagggggagtggagcaGACCTGGGTTGATGGTGGTTTGATGTTACTAACCCGGTGTAGGGACACTGAGGGATCAGCTGGGATACGAATCAATCTCACCGTGATTCCTTTCAAATCCTTTTCCAGTAAATGATCTATGTAGTCGTTCCAGGTCAACTAAACAGAAGACACTAACTTGAAACGTTGCTTTAGAGGATGAGCTTTTTTTAGTTTCATCCCTCTTTAATGTTCCCAAGACCGGACAGACTGAGGTGGAGGACTTTGTCTCTGAGCTGATGAGGATCATCTCACctgggagacagaaacagagagagctgcTCCAGCGCTGGCTGAAGGTGAGGGCCTCAAAGGAAACGCTTCCTCTAACAGCCAGTCAGGCAGCGACAACACACGCAgtattcataaacacacacagtcgctgAATGAACGTATAACAGTTATATTAACTTCAGGATTACTTGTTTAGTATACATACAAAatgcaccccctcctccccattttAATACTATAGTTTCCATTCTTTTCTCCAGCTCACCCTGACCTTAGCCCAGCGCTACACGTCATGTTTGGAGTTGCTGGGGAGACAACACTGCCACATGAGCGCTCTGTTTCCTGGGGAACGGAGCGCTCGTGTGTCCCAGCTCACcgcagtgagacacacacacacacacgccctccagACGaccaatgaaaacacacacgcacaccttctGGATACAAAGCAATCCATCTTTATTAAATACGTGTGAACTTGTTAGGATTAAGAAATATGACACTTGAGTACACATTCATGCTCCAGCTACGAGTGGAAATGTGATTAACATtttcttttgtgtgttttgtcgatTTGAGAATGGCACTTCAGTGATTCCCTGCTTTTTCGCTGGTTAATACATACATGTACAAAGTTATCACAATCTTATTCTCCTACGGGCTAATATTTACAGACAATGTACATTTTGGTGTTCTTTCTTAATGCCATCTTTTTTTCTCAGAAAATATGAACATGGAAAAAGTTGCATTAGCGCTTTCTCTAACATCCTCCCCTTACtttatccccccctctctctccttctctcttcctctctctttctctccttctctctctctcctcctctcttcctctctctttctctccttctctctctctccttctatctctctctctctctctccctctcaggctGTTCCGTTCTCCAGCCCGTCTCAGGTGAACAGCTGAGCTGGGCGTGAGCTGGGCGTGAGCTGGGCGTGGGGACGGAACACACCGCACCATCCCCAAGACGCACTACGGAAGTGGCGGGGAAAAAAACGAAGACGAAGGAACGAAACGGCCGAGACGAAGGAACGAAACGCTTAAAACCAAACGACCGTGAGGAAAGatcttgacccttgaccccggGTCAATCAAAGAACAGGAACAGACGCTGAAGTCAGAAGAGCCTTtgataaaatgaaaaataaaaaggCGTCTATGCTTAAGAAGAGCACGTCCACAGTCTTGCCTCAGAAACCTTCCACTATCTGCCATTTTCAATTGCAGTCTGCAGCTAAAGTGGTCTATGAGAAAACACAGGAGCAGTTTATAACCGCATTGTAAACTAGAACAAGAATTATTTACAGTTACCAATATAGTACAGAGAACTACTGCACCAGGAAAAAAAGAGGATAAATATAAGAATATTTAAATCaactttgtttttcttttttttctttttttacacgaTATAAAAGCTATGCTCAAAAGTGGCTTTTAAAAAAACAGTGCTATGTCCCAGCTGGTGTTTGTGAGTGATGATGAGATTTTCTGGCGCTGAGAATGACCACAAGAAACCCCGTCCATCTTTTCTCTGGGTTTTTGTCTTGATGGTGAAAGCGGGCAAGGATCAATAAAACAATCTTCCGGCCGTAGACCGTGGTCTTGTCTTGATGGTGATAGCCAAGTATCAAACCTGTAGAAGAACAAACAAGTAAAAATAAGATTACACAACTGCTCCCAGCTCTCCCAGTCTCTAAAAACATGCCACACGACCGTGGAGAAACGACACCAGGCTAGCAGAAAGCCGTTAGCCgggggggcatggctgtagattGCAGTGGTTTTAGATGTTAGGATTtgacttgagagagagagagagaggaacatatGAAAAGCGTCGCTCCACTTACTCAAAGCAGGATTACAGGGATCACACTATAGTGGATGGCCCTATGATTTGAGCTGCTTTCTgtaaatggagggagagagctggggttAGAGACTGCGTGTTACGGGTTAAACAGCACCGCCCAGGTCAGCAGGGATGACATGAACGTTACCGGAGTTCACATAAGCAGCGTCAGGTTTAGGTGTGAGTGCTTGTCAGAGTTCAGGTTAGGCACAGCTGATTGTCCAGAGGGTGTCGTTTGTGTACACCAGGACATGGTTCGTGAGTTTGAGCAAGGAGAGGGTGGATACGGCACTAtgctttgacctttgacctgtagAACAGATATGAACGCCCACTTCTACAGGTGTGGAACTGCAGGAGGGTTTAAAAGCAACGTCTCCAAGCTGAAGAGATGCACATTTTATATATCGAGAATGTATAGAATCAAAGGCAAAGTCATGGTGCCCAAACCACCACTTTTTCGAACACGAAGGATTGGTTCCAAACACATCCGACACCTGACATCCATCAATTAATTAATGattatatttattataattAATGAAAAGCCATTCAATTAtagtaaaacatttatttaacgTCCGCATCCTAAGTTATCAAAAAAGCTTCCCCGCCAACCAAAAAACAAAGCTCCGCCCCTGCAGTACgacgctgtgtgtctgtgtgggtgtcgaCATCCCCTACTACTCACGGCTGAAATGTACTGGCTGTTGAAGCGTGGCTTGTCGGCGGCGGCGGGCGAGGCGGCGGAGGGGGagtagcaggaggaggaggaggagggctcgcATGGGGAGCTGGGCTCCTCGGACAGGACCTCGGGAAGGTGGCTGGACACACAGCCGCTGTCTGAACCACTGGAACCCCCGCtgcctgagagacagtgagaggacgAGCCTGAGCTCTctgtggctggagggagggaggaggggagggaggagggggtgagggagggagggagaaggggagggagggaggagggagggagggaggaggggaggagggggtgagggagggaggaggggagggaggagggaagagagagggaggaggggagggagacaccATGTCACACCACTGTATTTGAAAAATCCGGTGTTGTGTCACACATTTTAAAGACTTTTCCTTTCcttaaccccccctcctctaatcTGACTTTTCCATTGGCGTGGGAACGGATGCTGGCGTCGCTAGGCTACGCTGGACCACGTACTCATGGAGGGCTGGCTGCTGGTCTCATTCTCCAGCTCGTCCTCTTCGATGCAGGGGGAGATGAAGGGCCTCTCGGCCGAGGCTGGCAGCAGTGCCTGGTTGCTGTACATGTGCAGGTTGAGGGGCCCCAGCAGGCTGCATGACGAGGGGCCCGAGGCCGCGGGTGCCCCGGCCCCAGAGCTGTTCCCCGAGGCCCGCTTGAAGGGGTTGGAGTGGTCGAAGAGGGAGACGGCGATGGAGGCTCTCGTCCTggcccctgggggaggggggaggggagggaggaggggtggaggagggagggttgaagggagggtagggagggaggaaggggaggcaggTTAGATTCAGGGCTAGGCACCAGACTGTACAGTCTATATTAGTCACATTAGCACCAattcccaccccccccaaaaaaaacactacTGTGACTGCCACGATTATGTTAGACTGGAGATTACTTTTCGCAATAACAAAACACAGAATGATTTGGATGGTCCTGTGAAAACAGTGTAACCTAGTCCATGCCCAGCCtcctgctgtgagtgtgtgtcttcagtgtgtcctacaggagtgtgtgtgtcctcacctctGCCCTTCATGATGTAGTCGATGGCCCTGTCGTTGATGGCAGCGTCGCTAGGCTTGATGTCCAGGAAGGGCTTGTTGCCCACGCCCATGGAAACCATCTCCTGCATGCGGatttctgtacacacacacacacacacacgttaagcaCACCTTGCTTTTACCAGACAAGTTAGCAGAAATGCAGAAATGGgacagtctctgtctctgctttcaGACCTGGTGGGGTTGAGCTcacgacagacagagagatgatgtgtgtgagactgagCTAGCGTACACACCAACAAGCCGACGCTGGTTGTTGGAGCCGTATGACTAAAAGGTGCTACTGCTGTgatgtggtggggtgtgtgtaaggTGAGCTGCTTCaggagcgacacacacacacacacacacacacacggacacacacgcacacacatacacacacacggacacacacgtacacacatacacacacacggacacacacacggacacacacacgtacacacacacatacacacacacggacacacacagctgtatttGTCTAGATTAAGACTGTGTTTTAACAGACTATCTCactctttaacacacacacacgcacgcacacacacacacacacctttgttcCTGTTAGCCTGCTGCCAGAGGATGCTGGTGATGTCAGAGGTCCAGGCGTGCTTGACGTCCTGATTGGCCGCCTGCAGGATGTAGGTCTGGTTCTTGGAGGTCCTGCGTCTGAACCAGACCTCGAAGCGCAGCCCACTGTCTCCAGACGTCTCCGTCATCCCCACGTCTGCTGTCTGGGACCACGAGAGGAGACCGCCACATTTGGAAACCAGACTAGTGATGTCACACTGATTTCCCCTAAGCCCTGGTTTCCCCCTACTGTCCAATCGGACTAGGCGCCAAGCGAATCCTCCTCATGTTTGCGTGTATATCATGtcgttacatttagtcatttagcagacgctcttacccagagcgacttacagtaagtacagggacattcccccgaggcaagtagggtgaagtgccttgcccaaggacacaacgtcatctggcacggccgggaatcgaactggcaaccttctgattacaagcccgcttccctaaccgctcagccacctgactcccacgttACGTTATCGCTGTTGCTTGGTGAGAGAAAAGGCTTTGAGACACTCCTGTCTATAACAGTGCAATACTACCCAGGGTTCAATAAACTCTACTGTAGTCTAGTCTACTCTGCTCtagtaggggagtcaggtggctgagcggttatggaattgcgccagtaatccgaaggttgctggttcgttTCCTGGCAGTGCAAAAtgccgttgtgtccttaggcaaggcacttcaccctacttgcctcggggggaatgtccctgtacttactgtaagtcgctctggataaaagcgtctgctaaatgactaaatgtaaatgtagtctactctgctctcccctctcctctggcctgGTGCTGCGGGCCCCACCTTGAAGGAGTGTTTGTAGATGTAGACGTCCAGGCCGCCCTCGATGCGTTTGGGCTTGCTGAACAGCACCAGGTCCTGCAGCAGGAACACGTGGCGTTGGCACTTCTTCCTCCCGTACCACACGGTGAactccccctgcctcaccagCTGACCCTGCTCCTTCAGGTtcacctgcaccacacacacacacacaggacatacacacacacacacacacacaggtacacacacacatattcaataTACAGGATCTCTGATAGTGGAGTTATTCTGATCAGGTTCTTGTGATAGACACGCCCCTCTGGGGGTCAGGGGGCGTGTCCTCTCGTGGCTCACACTCACGTCACAGTCCCGGATGGCGTCCATGGCCAGCAGGTCGTTGCCGTGGCGCAGCTGGAACTTGACCATCTCAGCGGCGGCCCGCAGGTAGGCCAGCTCCGTGTCCTGAGCCTCGCTCACCTCCTTGATCAGGTCCTTCAGCAGCAGAGCGTACTTGCTCATCCTCTGGACGGGCTTCAGCAGGTAGGACGCCAGGTCCATCTTGTCCCCCAGCTCCAGCTGCTTGTTCTGGGGGAGAAAGGGACGGAGGGAAGGGGGTAGGGGTGGTGGTTGGAGGGTTAGGGCTGGTGTTGTGTACAGTGTCCGCTGGTCTGTGTGTCtaatttgtatgtcactttggatgaaaAGCTTCTGCTAGATTGACGAATCgtcaaatgtgaatgtaaaaaCATTGTTCTCTtaatttctctctttgtcttgatGCAAACATGTATGTGATGGCTaggtggacagtgtgtgtgagtgtgtgtgagtgtgtgtgtgtttgaaggctCCAGACTCACTCTGAAGAAGCTGTTTCCGTGGCTGGCCAGCAGAGTGTCAGACTTGGGCTTGTTCTTGCTGTACAGCGCGTACAGGCCAAACTGGTCTTGCTGTGGgttacaaagagagagggagggatgcatTTCAGTTATATATAAGGTTAAATAAACGAAATTTCTGACCCATTTCAGCACACAGAACACCCTCTTGTTCTCCTACAGAACTCCTGCGACAAGCGGAAAACATGCGATTTTCCATATCTTGTCATTTGAGTATTGCTTGGCCGCAACTGTTGGCAATGAGGCGAAATGCTTTATGGCGCATTTTATACTTGTGTGAAACGTGCGATATCTTTCACCGCTGCGTTTCTGGCCAAGAATACCCcgggtctctctctgctgtagaGCTGGGGTGGTTCTGACCGAAGTCTATTCTTGTGTGTGCTGTTTAAACTGTGGAAAACATTTAGACCCTTTAACTCTGCACCACTAAATCAACCCGagtaggaaggaaagaaggatggagaaagaaggaaggagagagaggggagaggaagaggaggggatgtACAGAGGTGAAGGAGTGGGCAGGCCTGGATAAGAGAGTTCAGTACATGTGGGCTGCTTTGATAACGCTCTAATACCACTGGAATGTAaagagagaaacggagggatggagagggagcgaCGACgagatgaaaaaagaaaaaagtttctATGGACTGTATCGAGAGATGAGAGAATTCGAGAAGCTCTGAGAGGTTCTGCCAACATGAGAACCACCAAGAGAGCTTTGGGATGGAGTGATTGAAACAGAggttgtgaaagagagagagagggagggagagagagggaggggtgtgtttgCACAGCTGGGTTCATAGTTGAGGGGTAAAACCATCTCCTTCGGGTTTAAAACTAGAACAACACCTCACCTACTGGAGGAACTGACCCAGCAAATCCATGATCCCTACCCAACCGccctgctgtatgtgtgtgtgtgtgtgtgtgtgtgtgtgtgtcaaatccTGCCCTGACATCCATGTGCATaactctttttctttttgtaaatCATAACTGGCGTTCCTGCCAATCCACGCGGCTCCACCTGCAGGTCTCCCAGGTCGAGTTTCAGCCTAGGGGACGGGCTGACAATCACCTCTTGAACGTAAACACAGGGAGCTTTTGTTTGGCTTCTGACATGATCAGAAACATACAGCATTCACACGGAGGACGTGCCAACTGTTAAGGGTTCAGTGTCAACCACCTCCTGAAGATCGTGTTGCACATTCCATGAGGCAAGTGTTTGACTATTGAGACATTCGGTACCTCAGGATGTGTGACGCCCTTGGTGTCCCCGTTCTatagaaaacatttacatttacatttagtcatttagcagacgctcttatccagagcgacttacagtaagtacagggacattccccgaggcaagtagggtgaagtgccttgcccaaggacacaacgtcagttggcatgaccgggaatcgaactggcaaccttcagattactagcccgattccctaaccgctcagccatctgactccctaaaacACTATTGTGAAACACTGTACTCACATAACATACAAAACAATTGTCCCACATCTTCCCAGCAAGAATGTTAGTGGTTAGAAAACAACCTTGTTCGCATCTGAGCTTCATGTCAGAATTAGCTCGAAAACTTGGCTGCACTTAATCCACCTGAAGTTCCCCCGGAGCGGACCGGGACTCGAATCAAACTCGCCTCGAAGCCTCTCGGAACTTCGATGTCtaccaccccccccaacccccaaccccgGTGTGCGTTAGATTCGCATCTACGTACGTGGCGCAGGAAGCAGTGGGACACGCGGAGCGGGTGGTTGCAGCAGCTCTCCAGCTCCTTGAGGAAGAACTGGCTGTGGAAGTCCACCAGCTTCTCCAGGTTCCCGAAGATCACGGAGCGTTTCCCCCGCAGGTCCTGCGGCAGGTCGGGGCGCTCCATCTCGGGGAAGTAGTGCTCGATGATGTAGCGTAGCGAGCGCACGTACTCCCTCTCCGTGCTCACCATCTCATCCACGATGTGACGCAGcttgctgctgggagggggggaaggagggagggggcggaaggagggagggaagggggggagggagggagagggagggagagcgagacagagagggagggaggggggaggaggggagggaggggggaggaggggagggaggaggggagggacggagggagggaggaggggagggagggaagggagggagggagagggaggcagaaaaaGGATGTTTAGTCTCCACTGACACTGAAAATGTAGGCTTCTGTATTGTAAGTGACAAAGCAGTTGTGAGGTCTCAAAAACTCTGTAAACATTCAACTTCAGTAGCAAGTTAATCTATTTTTACTTATGAGCTTGTctccacatacacatacacacaccagaaaaGCACAAACACCACGACTAACTCCAAGCTTTGAGGCTGTATTGTACTTGGCCTGGGAGAGACCCCAGTCCCGCCCGCTTGGAcctgacacatccacacagacaggccctaacacatccacacagacgCTATACTAGCGTCTAGCTTAATGAATAAACTGTAAAAAATCAAGATCAGGGGCACAACGTCAAAGGAACGTTTAACATCAACCACCTTCTCAGACGGGTGGAGGCTTGTAGCAGCATGTCGGAGCAGGTCCACCCTGCACCGTGTCTGGAGGGAGGTCCTGTACATCATATCCCTGTGACCGAGATGCTATCTATGCCACAGCGAGGATGAGTCACGGTGCCCTTTTACACGTCAGGACtttgtgggaggggagaggttgtTCACAGTGTTGCACTTCAGATTAAATGTTCTTTTTATTGCTGCGCCGACCTGTTATCAGACTCAGGTCATGTTGAGTTGATGTTGTTACAGCGCTGTCTGGCCATTCACAGACTGTTCCTTAGTTCCGTTCTAACAGTGCACTTTAGATCTTTGAAGCTCCTCTGTACTCACTATAAGCAGTATTTATAAGTtgtttttggataaaagcatctgctgacTGAAAAGACCGGATCAAGGAGATGCCGGTGAGATGAGACCTGCTGATGTTCTTGAGAAcgagagacaaacagaccagGTATCACAGGTTTCACATCAGGCCTTGGTTCTGTGCGAGTCAAACAGCCCCTCagagctggaacacacacagcttggaCTGAGGTtgaacatgtgcatgtgtgactgGAGGCTGTCTGCCACAGTGAGACCAAAACAACTGGACTGAGACAGACCGGGTTCAAACACTGTTTAAATCACTTCTGAGGTCCAGAGTCGAATCAAAATACGGTTGTTGGGTGATTTATTTCCCAAGACCATAAACCTTTTtttcgtctctctccctcactcgttctccctccctccctctcactccttgtctctccctccctgtctctcccccccctgtctctccccctctgtctctccctctcagtgtgTTATTCTTGGCGTGCTGGTAGGTCTACAAGCTGGCGGCCCTACAGCCAGTTTCTGCATGTCTCCAGGGCCTGATAGAAGGTGTTtataatactgtgtgtgtgtaagttagcTGGGGGGGAAAGCTAACGCTAATGCCTGATTGTCGGTGGGCTACTTGGCTAAAGCCCTCTTGGTATGAGGTCTTGTTTGTCACTTGCGGTCAGCCAGGCCCTGCTGCACTGGGCACAAACAAGACGAACCTGAAGACGTattaaaatgaaaaacagaAGCACTCGTTTGTCCCACCGGGCTAAGAGACGACCACAAGGTTAAGCCAGTGGAAAACTGGACCTGAAGCTTATTTCATGGATGTGTGGAA
The window above is part of the Osmerus mordax isolate fOsmMor3 chromosome 13, fOsmMor3.pri, whole genome shotgun sequence genome. Proteins encoded here:
- the plekhg4 gene encoding puratrophin-1 isoform X3, translated to MRHLACVSMEDCSQPDKCQGVIGCLEGYGRQHPPIPDGRFQEMKELAGELKNEQGLRQWKFAWSKCQETRQMFEKKLEAALRTRRGVPESGAGAKASGDGVATPRRHSEGQGARGGHERSSSLSLSCRKAFSGVWSAGRERLSSTSSSASSSCAPRPEASGGGDCGSTPSINSSSYGLEPRLPPHTPLAPLLHNPRLTRSASSEESSHRNRLEAQARATSCSFTPTLPPLDSASTPSATPASRRQLLRKTQSFDCPATPEGARYGTCQRTLSEPARRGNTGVFIKGLEVSSTEVAERPYSPRLAAHGWAAPAGEGLRTPGASATNSPVAEPRAKGSSKLRHIVDEMVSTEREYVRSLRYIIEHYFPEMERPDLPQDLRGKRSVIFGNLEKLVDFHSQFFLKELESCCNHPLRVSHCFLRHQDQFGLYALYSKNKPKSDTLLASHGNSFFRNKQLELGDKMDLASYLLKPVQRMSKYALLLKDLIKEVSEAQDTELAYLRAAAEMVKFQLRHGNDLLAMDAIRDCDVNLKEQGQLVRQGEFTVWYGRKKCQRHVFLLQDLVLFSKPKRIEGGLDVYIYKHSFKTADVGMTETSGDSGLRFEVWFRRRTSKNQTYILQAANQDVKHAWTSDITSILWQQANRNKEIRMQEMVSMGVGNKPFLDIKPSDAAINDRAIDYIMKGRGARTRASIAVSLFDHSNPFKRASGNSSGAGAPAASGPSSCSLLGPLNLHMYSNQALLPASAERPFISPCIEEDELENETSSQPSMTTESSGSSSHCLSGSGGSSGSDSGCVSSHLPEVLSEEPSSPCEPSSSSSCYSPSAASPAAADKPRFNSQYISAV
- the plekhg4 gene encoding puratrophin-1 isoform X2, whose translation is MRHLACVSMEDCSQPDKCQGVIGCLEGYGRQHPPIPDGRFQEMKELAGELKNEQGLRQWKFAWSKCQETRQMFEKKLEAALRTRRGVPESGAGAKASGDGVATPRRHSEGQGARGGHERSSSLSLSCRKAFSGVWSAGRERLSSTSSSASSSCAPRPEASGGGDCGSTPSINSSSYGLEPRLPPHTPLAPLLHNPRLTRSASSEESSHRNRLEAQARATSCSFTPTLPPLDSASTPSATPASRRQLLRKTQSFDCPATPEGARYGTCQRTLSEPARRGNTGVFIKGLEVSSTEVAERPYSPRLAAHGWAAPAGEGLRTPGASATNSPVAEPRAKGSKLRHIVDEMVSTEREYVRSLRYIIEHYFPEMERPDLPQDLRGKRSVIFGNLEKLVDFHSQFFLKELESCCNHPLRVSHCFLRHQDQFGLYALYSKNKPKSDTLLASHGNSFFRNKQLELGDKMDLASYLLKPVQRMSKYALLLKDLIKEVSEAQDTELAYLRAAAEMVKFQLRHGNDLLAMDAIRDCDVNLKEQGQLVRQGEFTVWYGRKKCQRHVFLLQDLVLFSKPKRIEGGLDVYIYKHSFKTADVGMTETSGDSGLRFEVWFRRRTSKNQTYILQAANQDVKHAWTSDITSILWQQANRNKEIRMQEMVSMGVGNKPFLDIKPSDAAINDRAIDYIMKGRGARTRASIAVSLFDHSNPFKRASGNSSGAGAPAASGPSSCSLLGPLNLHMYSNQALLPASAERPFISPCIEEDELENETSSQPSMTTESSGSSSHCLSGSGGSSGSDSGCVSSHLPEVLSEEPSSPCEPSSSSSCYSPSAASPAAADKPRFNSQYISAKAAQIIGPSTIV
- the plekhg4 gene encoding puratrophin-1 isoform X1, which encodes MRHLACVSMEDCSQPDKCQGVIGCLEGYGRQHPPIPDGRFQEMKELAGELKNEQGLRQWKFAWSKCQETRQMFEKKLEAALRTRRGVPESGAGAKASGDGVATPRRHSEGQGARGGHERSSSLSLSCRKAFSGVWSAGRERLSSTSSSASSSCAPRPEASGGGDCGSTPSINSSSYGLEPRLPPHTPLAPLLHNPRLTRSASSEESSHRNRLEAQARATSCSFTPTLPPLDSASTPSATPASRRQLLRKTQSFDCPATPEGARYGTCQRTLSEPARRGNTGVFIKGLEVSSTEVAERPYSPRLAAHGWAAPAGEGLRTPGASATNSPVAEPRAKGSSKLRHIVDEMVSTEREYVRSLRYIIEHYFPEMERPDLPQDLRGKRSVIFGNLEKLVDFHSQFFLKELESCCNHPLRVSHCFLRHQDQFGLYALYSKNKPKSDTLLASHGNSFFRNKQLELGDKMDLASYLLKPVQRMSKYALLLKDLIKEVSEAQDTELAYLRAAAEMVKFQLRHGNDLLAMDAIRDCDVNLKEQGQLVRQGEFTVWYGRKKCQRHVFLLQDLVLFSKPKRIEGGLDVYIYKHSFKTADVGMTETSGDSGLRFEVWFRRRTSKNQTYILQAANQDVKHAWTSDITSILWQQANRNKEIRMQEMVSMGVGNKPFLDIKPSDAAINDRAIDYIMKGRGARTRASIAVSLFDHSNPFKRASGNSSGAGAPAASGPSSCSLLGPLNLHMYSNQALLPASAERPFISPCIEEDELENETSSQPSMTTESSGSSSHCLSGSGGSSGSDSGCVSSHLPEVLSEEPSSPCEPSSSSSCYSPSAASPAAADKPRFNSQYISAKAAQIIGPSTIV